Genomic DNA from Torulaspora delbrueckii CBS 1146 chromosome 8, complete genome:
CAACGGAAGCAGCAGCGATAGTCTCAGAAGTAGAAGTTGGCTTTGGAGTTAGGTTTCTCATGTCATCGTAGTTTGGTAGGTAAGCAATAGCTTGTTCAGCGATTAGAGCAGTGTCAGCCATGGTGGTGACAGCGTTAATTGGGTAGTTACCCTTGGCGGTTTCACCAGACAACATGACACAGTCAGCACCGTCCAAGATAGCGTTACCAACATCGGAGACTTCGGCTCTGGTTGGTCTTGGGTTGAAAGTCATAGATTCCAACATTTGAGTAGCACAGATAACTGGCTTACCGGCCAAGTTAGACTTAGCGATCAATTTCTTTTGAACAGCCAAGACTTCTGGGGCTGGGATTTCGATACCCAAGTCACCTCTGGCAACCATAACGGCATCAGTAACCTTCAAGATTTCGTCGAAGTTGTTAACACCTTGTTGGTTTTCAATCTTAACGACGATCTTGATGTCAGCACCATCCTCACCCAAAACTTCTCTGATGGTCAAGACATCTTGAGCAGTTCTGATGAAAGAAGCGAAGACCATGTGGACACCGTTCTTGACACCGAATCTCAAATCGCTCTTGTCCTTTTCAGACAAAGCTGGCAAATCGACATCGGTACCTGGCAAGTTAACACCCTTGTGAGAGCAGATCTTACCAGCGTTCATGGACTTaaccttcaaagtttgGTTGTCAATGACTTCCAAAACTTCGAAAGACAAAACACCATCATCAACGTAGATGATCTTACCGGCCTCAATGACCTTGGTGATGTTCTTGTAGTCAACGTACATGGTCTTGTCATCACAAGCCTTAGCGTACTTGTCATCGGTGGTGAAGATCATTTCGTGGTTTGGTGGAATTGGGTAGTCGACCTCGTTAGTGGTAGTACCAGTTCTGATTTCTGGACCCTTGGTGTCCAAAGCAATAGCCAATGGTCTACCTGGGTACAATTCTTCAGACTTTCTAGCGTTGTCAATGACAGATTGGTGGTATTCGTAAGAACCGTGAGAGAAGTTCATACGGACAATGTTCAAACCAGCCTTTCTCAAAGCAACCAAAGTCTCTGGGTTGTTGGTCTTTGGACCAATGGTACCAATGATGGAGGTTCTTCTAGCGGAAGTACCTGGGACGGTTTGCAAATCGGTTAACCAAGCTAATCTGGAAGACATCTTTTATTGTGGAGTTGGGAGAAGTAATCTATTGAAATCAATAAAGAATTCCTTACAGATTTAAGAGCACACAAGAAATAGAATATAATTTTTAGGAAAGAAATATGAATAATTTGTTCAATTACTCAATGCTTTTATAACATCTAAAGGATGCGATAATATTGAAGTGCAGCAATACATGAAAAACGTTGGGACCatagaaaaaaaaaaatgaatacTACGAACCATCCAACTGTACAACTATCTATCAGTATGCAAAGTTGGATGTCAGAGCTCAATGGAGTAAAAGAAAGGTAACACGCGAAGTAGTCTGTCGTACCTTGGGAATTCAAGTGCTTGGCCGTAGTAAACTGGCCTGACATTTCACAAGTGTATAGGGCACGATGCGCAAGCGGTGCAGCAGTAGTACCATACACACGTCAGCCAGCCACTGGGTAGATACGAGATCAGTTCAATCCATCACCTTGTCATCTCTCGCTTGATCACAACCATTCGATGTAAATTGCATACTTTAGCACCAGTTTTTCAGGCTTCCtgtaaatttttcacttagTGGAAGCCGGAGAATTCAATTAAAAATTAGTGGAAGCTCGAAATTTCAGAGTCAGGAGGTGTGGGTTTTCGTCCGGCGGTATCTGCCGTCTTTGTGGTTTTCCTTTCTCTCCAAAAGCCGTCTTTGTATCGGGCCACAGCCCTAACTGCCAAGCCCTACCTTTGTGGATGCGTTTCTAGAAGCTTGGCATGCTAGGTTCTAGAAAACTGTCTTGTGAGAATATGAGCTTAAAACTATGAAAAATGCATACAACGATGGTGTCTAACCATTAAAAAACTTAGCACTTGCCTCTCAGAGCAGTGCATCCATGAACTTGGGGAATGCTCCCTTTGGttcaactctttcttcatccagaatccttgttctttcttcgatttcAGTTAAACCAGTAACAACATCGATTTCTTCGACTGGATACcaccatttcttgaagtccCTTGTATAGATCTTGTGGCCGATCCATAGTACAACGAACAATGGCAAAGTGATGTAAGCGGCGATGAAATCAGAAACGTTCCAGAATCTTGGGATAAAGACTTGGTAACCATTGGTGAAGATGACCAGTGTAACGACAAGAATGGACCACCAAACCATGTATTGTTGGAAACGTGGTGCGTATGGAAGTCTGTTCTCTAGACCGTTGTACTTGATAGCTTTACGGAACCTGAGGTATGCAACCAAACCACAATCCCAACCGATGAAACCGGAGATAGTACTGATATTGGTGAACCAGGCGAAGACGTCTGCGGTGGAGGAAGAGACGTTCAAGTATGCAAGACATGAGATGAGCGCGGAGAAGGTGACTGCCACCCATGGGACACCGAATCTATTGATTTTGCCAAAGATCTTTGGAGCTTGACCGTTCGAGGCCATTGTCAACAGTGATCTCGAACTTGCAAACATGAAGGCA
This window encodes:
- the PYK2 gene encoding pyruvate kinase PYK2 (similar to Saccharomyces cerevisiae CDC19 (YAL038W) and PYK2 (YOR347C); ancestral locus Anc_7.45); protein product: MSSRLAWLTDLQTVPGTSARRTSIIGTIGPKTNNPETLVALRKAGLNIVRMNFSHGSYEYHQSVIDNARKSEELYPGRPLAIALDTKGPEIRTGTTTNEVDYPIPPNHEMIFTTDDKYAKACDDKTMYVDYKNITKVIEAGKIIYVDDGVLSFEVLEVIDNQTLKVKSMNAGKICSHKGVNLPGTDVDLPALSEKDKSDLRFGVKNGVHMVFASFIRTAQDVLTIREVLGEDGADIKIVVKIENQQGVNNFDEILKVTDAVMVARGDLGIEIPAPEVLAVQKKLIAKSNLAGKPVICATQMLESMTFNPRPTRAEVSDVGNAILDGADCVMLSGETAKGNYPINAVTTMADTALIAEQAIAYLPNYDDMRNLTPKPTSTSETIAAASVAAVFEQNAKAIIVLSTSGNTPRLVSKYRPNCPIILVSRNPRTARSSHLNRGVFPFVYSKEQAADWSDDVEARLNFGIAQAKSFGFLKEGDTIVTIQGLKPGVGHSNTLRVTVV